The DNA segment CAGGGTCTGGTCATTCAAGTTCGAGAATATGGATCGTCTGGGGTATGAGGTGCCAGGGTTTGAGGTAACGGATGCCGGCTTGAAGATCGGCGATGGCTCGAAAACTCACCTGTACACCCTCAGCGCTGACGAAAAGGTGCTGACCTGCCAGGACTGTAATAAGCCAGTGAGTTGGGCCAAGGCTGATCCCAAGAAGAATCTCAGTGATCGTCACTACGCCCGGAAGATGGCTGGCAACCCGTAACACCCTGACTACAGGGAACTCCATGCAATCGGCGAGCGCTCTTGGGCACTCGCCGGTCGCGGCCAGATCAGCCCAAACCCCGGAAGCAGGCTGAGAACCCGTGGAAGCCGAGCCTTAATCAGGCAAAAGGTACTTTCCGCCAATCTTCTAGGCCAGGCTTCGCATGCAGCTATCGCCAGTGGAATTTGAAAAGCGCTATTTTCAAAGCTTTGAGAGTGTCTAGGAAAGCCGGGGCGATTCAAGTCACCGATCAACTGTGGCCTGATCGGAGGCATCTTTTGGGGACGGCTGATCATCAGAGGCAAGGAACCAGAGCACGCGACGCGCAAAAGCCTCGAACGTTGCTATCGTTGATAACGAAGGTGGACAGTAAAGGGTGGAGGGGGCGATTGCCCCCTCCGGAGGGTGACAGGCGCTGTGAAACGCCCTGGATGGCTTAGTGGAGCGGGGTATCACCCGACTCCTCAAGGTCATCGAGCTCCAGCTGAACCTCAAGCGAACCTTGCGGTTTTGCTGGTTTCACTTCATCAACCTCAAAGCAGAAGGCAGTTTTACCTACCTCATGGGCGTACAGGCGACGGCCATTGCGAAGGGTGATGAACGGCCTGCAGATCATAGTACTCATACGAAGTTCTCCAAAGAGAGACCTCGGAGGCACCTTGGGTCGAATGACCGCCGGTCAAGCAGGCTTGTCAGGGATAATTGATATCCGTAGAATGTTTTCCCGCGATTGAAAAAACCTGACCTCCAAGGTTGGTTGAGTTAAATGTGCTCTTGGGTTCGGCAAAACCTTCGATGCACGGCTCTCAGCTCACTCCCCTTACCAACAAGGGCGGTGGGCTTTTTGCTGCTTAAGACGCTAATGCAGCAAATCTCATATTCCCACATGTTCTGTCGCTAGTCAACAACGACATAAGGGGAATTTCAGAAATTTCAGGCGCTTACAAAATTTTGTCCTCCCCTCGGCGCTCGCTGGTCAATTTTCAAGCATCGGCTGCGCCGGTTCAGTACGGAGACTGATGTGGTCTGCCTGCCATTTCTTGAGCAGTTGCGACTGGGCGTATGACAGGGCCTCGTCCGACATGACTTCTATGCCGACGAGCTCGATCCAATGCCAGCCTTCGCTATCACCCTTCTTGATCCGGCAGCCACCGTCAAAAATTGACTGGATGATCTCCGCTGTCGCGATGGCCGCAGCCTCGGCAGCAGCCGGGTCGACATCCGTTGCATAGAGCAGCGTAATCAGGAGCTCATAGGGATCGTCGGCGCCGTCTCGGGCATTCTCAACGCCGCCATCTACGTCAAAGAATACGGCGACGATATGGTTGCCACTGTCCTTGAACGCCTTGGCCAGCTTCTCGGCAACCTTAGTTTCCGATTTCAGTCGCCGATCGAACTCATCCGGGAAAGCCGACCTGCGATACCGGGCGGCCAGCCAGCGCTGAAACACGCTGTGCTCCCTCGCGGTCATCTTGTGCGAAGGGACTGGCGAATGCGCACTCAGCCCACGCCTGGGGTCCTCAACCACCTCTTTCGGGATGAAGACCCGCTTGTTGGCATCGATTTCGACATGGATTTCTTCGCCAGTTGCCGTGCACCCCACATGCAGGCGCCGGAGATTTTTGCAGTTGGTGTAGTTGCCATTGGGTGCCCCATCCAGAATCGTCCCCAGCACCACCTCCACCACCGGTTCGCTGTCAGGTAGCTGGGCAAGATCGCAGTCATGAGTGGCAACGACTGCGGCAACCTTCTCCGGCGGGAGGTGTGTAGCAAGCTCCAGCTCCCGAATGGTATCCGGTTGAAGGAGGCTTCCTTGTCGCCAGGGTGTTTCTCTGCTCCAGCTACCCATTCAGCTACTTCATCCTCTATGCCTGCTCATCAAGATGAGGAGCGCCCGCATCAGACAAATCGACGGAGGCGACAACTCTTCCTCTGAGGCGCTGAGCCGCTTCCGAGCGCTGCTTGCTCTCCCGCTGAATCATGGCAACGAGCGCCTTGGCGGCAGACTCACCTGATTCCCCGCTGCGCATCTGCTCAAGAAGCGTTTTCCCCCCAGGCAGCTTCCGCTTGATCAAGCTGGCACTCCCCGCGAGCCCCTCCTGACGCAAGAGACTTGCGGCATCCGCTAACTGCTGGAGCAGCGCCTCGTTTTGCGCGGAGATAGGTTCTCCTGCCTGCCAGTTGTAGATGGCCTGACGCGAAACACCGAAGTAGGATGCCAACTCGGTCACCGGCGGCTTAAGTGTGTCGCGCACGAACGCAAGATTCTCGGCCGAGCTGCGTATCCTGGCAGGCTGTGCGCCCGCGCCAGTCTTCCTTTCCGAGTATTGGACGTCGTACAGGCGATAACCCTTACCATCACGAGCCGCAACGTAATCAGGCGTCACGGCGCCGCCAGTGCCTACCAACAACGCAAGAGCGACCCCTCCGCAGCCTCGAATAAATCGCGAGGATGCCCCCTTAGTCGACCCACCTTGGTCGCCGGCAGTCGTAGCCGTAGAAAGCTCACGCCTCTCAAGAGTCGCCCGGCACTCAAGGCGCCGAGACGCCCGAAAGCTACTTGCAAGCTGCGAGCTTGTTCGATCTGAGTGTGCGATGTGCATGGGTCAGAGACTCCTTTCAAGTATCCCAGGCTGTACGCGCAAAATCGGTAACCGTGGCATTGAAGCACTGACCGATAAGCTCGTGCAGAGCATCCATTCTGGATCGTACTTCGTCGATTTCATATGGGCGACGCTCAATGGAGAAGCCGTCCGTATCAATGATTGCATGCATGCCTACAATCGACTCAAAGCGCGCCTGCAGCTTCAGCGGAGCCGGATCAAGGTCTGGTGAGAATGCGAGCTTACCGTTCTGGATGACGGTGCGCGCCACCACCTGACCAAGCCCCTCAGCCATCAGAACCGCCTCCGTAAAGGAATGGCTAAACATTGCCTCCTCCATCTTGAAGGGAAGACCCAACACCTGCGGCACAAGGTACTGACCCAGATCCTCCTCAGGCTGTGGAGCCACCGCATCCAAGTAACGCAGACCAAGCCGCTCAACAAAGCTCAGTCCGCCGACGACCTCGTTCAGGATGCTGAGCCCCATCTCCAGCTGCTCATAGAAGCCCTCGAACCGATCGTAAACCGTC comes from the Pseudomonas sp. TCU-HL1 genome and includes:
- a CDS encoding TIGR04255 family protein, translated to MGKKLKNAPVFFTIGQVQHNPLLSLGSYIPQIQERMRKAGYPGFERSAQMRLALQSVSDGTDENGPVPAFQKMDRFVFSDLNSTQGFILQPNAISFQTTVYDRFEGFYEQLEMGLSILNEVVGGLSFVERLGLRYLDAVAPQPEEDLGQYLVPQVLGLPFKMEEAMFSHSFTEAVLMAEGLGQVVARTVIQNGKLAFSPDLDPAPLKLQARFESIVGMHAIIDTDGFSIERRPYEIDEVRSRMDALHELIGQCFNATVTDFARTAWDT